ttttttgaataaaCGTAATTGCGTCAGTGTGAACGTAAAAAATTAAGATCAAGGTATCATAGTACTGAAAAAGCGCGATGAACGTTAAACGAGAAATTAACCGACGacttaaaattaaatccatTGGAAATGCAATAAACATGTAGCTAGAAGGAAGATTCGagtttttcgataaaaatatataattctatcaAACTCTTAATCTCCTGAAAAATcatgtttataattttcagattCCTGTATCGTGCTGTTACGGcagaaatcgaaataaaaggGCAACGTCGAAACAATATGACCGTCGTGAAGGTATTTAAGAAAAGAGTGGATCGTTATCCTAACAAGCCTTGCTTCTTCTTCGAGGATCAAGTTTGGACTTACTCCGACGTATGTACATAAGCAACATGCCAACtcaataatttcaatcgtgggaattaattttttacttgtcgattttttaaatctttcgcttttctttaaAGAACATCGAAGCAGAGGAGGATTACATTTTCGTTTATATCTCTGcacgaattttatttgttcaaaATAACTTTCATTTGTTCATAAACACgaattaattgatttaattaattcttcaaaCAGAATTATAAAGAGTATTTCAGAGAcaggtatttatttttttattcattacaGATTCAAGTGAAAATCATCTCTGTTTATTTtactctctttttttatttattatttgcaaataatacACTAGATATAACGATTagttattttttctctttcatctGCAGATATAAGAGACGATAAGAGgataatgtttaaaaattcaaacttgcagattaataaatatagcaacCAGATCGCATATGTTTTTCAAAAAGCTGGTTACGTAAAAGGAGATGCCGTGGCCTTAATGATGCCCAATAGACCAGAATATGCGGCTATTTGGCTCGGCCTGGGAAAACTCGGTGTCGTTACTGCACTGATTAACACAAATTTGCGTCTCCAGTCTTTGATTCATTGTCTTCGTATCGCTAAAGTGAAGAGTATTATTTACGTGGAAGAATACTCGTCTGGTAAATATGACACGGACGTAATTTATCTTGCAATAATTACGATATGataaagaaagggaaaaaaggcAATTGAAAGAACGAGACGCCACAAAGAAATCGTTATTTAAGATGTAGAACAAGTAGAGATTAAGTAGAGATCATTATTAATGGAATTGGAGATAACTTGCTATCtttaacgtttaatttattacaaaatgtaattttctctGATTATACGCGTTGATTTTAGTCGAGTATGAAAGgttgtataaaaatcaaagGGCGAGGGAGAGAACGGTAAATCGAATGCTTGTTCAGCCATTAAAATCATCAAGATAAAATTGAAGAGATATTTCAGTATATTCTTCTAACGATAGTATGTAAATCGTAGTATGAATTATTGAATGTTCTACGTTAGAAATAACGATGATTATAGAAATGTAGGTAGCACAAGAATTcggataaatatataaaaatgaaattgtctTCTTAGCTGTCGATGACATTATGGACTCGATCCAGGGAATCGTGAGATACAAAGTATGTTTCAAGTCTGAAACCTGTGAGAGCGGAGTGTACGATTTGAACAAACTTCTATCGGAAGCCAGCACAAACGAGCCTGTCGTAAAAGACGAACCCAATTACCGGGATAAGCTGCTATACTTTTACACAAGCGGTACCACTGGTTTACCGAAAGTTGCTATAGTTCTCAATTCGAGGTAAGAACACGTATTATTCTTTAAATCTTTTCTTCAAACGTGGTGAAACGAAGCTCTTGTTCTTTTACCTTTGGTTCGATTAAAGAGGGTGATTGGCTTACTTAGtatcgtttataaaattattatttcgaatCGTGTTAAATATAATCGTTAGTTTTGAAAGTATAGttatagttaaaaaaaaaaaaaatcaagcAAGTGAAACACATTCTGTATGACAcggtttgatttatttttgcattgAACTTTAACTAAAAAGTGGTCAAGGTTGATAGTATCGTTAGATACTATACCCTAGAATTTACTATAATCTTTAACACAAAAGTtgatttattatgtaaaaatatcgacCCTCCGTACCTAGCTCAGTCTTGAGCGACAAGATTAAGACAACCCTTTAGAAACTTAAAGTCAAATCAACGGTATTTCTTTTAATGGTATTATATGGCGATTGAGTAAATCTCCTGATTACAATTAACTTTGTAACATAATTATAGAACCGATAATTCCAGGTCTGCGTAATTGTATTATCTAAAATCtaataaacgatataattcgaacgaaactctaaagagaaaaattattttaaaaaaggaaataaagttttaaagGTAGAAACGATTGTACATGCATTAAACATCGAACGTTTCATTTGTTGGACATTTTACTACTATAAATAGTTATTATTTCTAGCgtggtaaattaatttatcgttagcaaataaaatatttttaagcaaGTTTTTTTCTACGGATAACGGTAtcgttggaaatattttatcgaaaatatgtaatttccCATTCTGCTCATTatggaatatataaaaaaacagaCAACGAACCCGATTTGTACTGTTAgaggaatttttaatgaaggtttttaaactttcatttaTTCTTAGGCAGAGTTCCGTGTACAGAATGAATTATCTCCCTGCTGAACGTATAAATGATCTATAATCCTCTCAGGAAAGCCTTACGACTCGTCGAGAATGAGATTACATGTAAATGTAGTCTCTTTACCTAGAGACTGCTTCCTGTCTGCCTGCATTATGACTGTTTTATGCTACTAATAAAATACCCTAGCTCCTGTCCATGTCAACTTTCATTTCGATTTATCGTTAATTCTTTTGGATGAAATAAAGAAGCAATTTAATTCAATCATACGtcgtatattaattttgaacaTGACGTGCAATGAAAAAGTATATAGAAAGattttaagaatttctttcaattttagatTCCtactttttgtaaatattttatttctgctaACATTCTTTAAaactatttcaatttcaagctCGTCAGATAAGATCACATTAAATCAGACAATAACGGTTTGAGCGATTACTATTTATGATATAAAAGTACCATTtgtgttataaataattgaaacaacattaattatttccaCCTTGTCATTATCGCTTTATgatacaaagaataaaaataataacgtaatgtacGTGTTACAGATACTTGCTGGTCGTAATGCCCTTTAATTTGGTGGGTTTGAGATCGGGTGATATCCTATACAATCCAAATCCCTTGTACCATACTGCTGGTGGAATGCTTGGAGTAGGTTTCGCAATTCTGAAAGGTATACCAACCGTGTTAAGGACCAAGTTTTCAGTGTCGGCTTATTGGACAGATTGCatcaaatataattgtacCGTAGgtgatttacaaaatttttatactgtATAGCGATCTCAGTGAAATTAATGCTTACAAAATTGGATTTTCAATTCGTTCATTTTCGTCACGATATCCATTAGTCTCTGCAAAGCAGAAGGAACGGCTTATAAACAAGAATAAGTTAATACATCGCGCTATACAGATTTCAGTCATTTTGCTACacgtaaaattacatattcgaCGTTATTTTGTTCCTAaactttatgaaaaataattaatttactgaTATCGTTAATACCTCTAAAACATCCAAATTATATTAAGTGTTTTCGTTACTGATCAATTTGCAACAATTGCATAATTTATAAgagaatatcttttattattaatgcgtttttaattattaagttaAGTGCACGGCGTAGTATAACAATTAATTAGACACTGtgcaattttcaattataatagcCTGTTCCTAtcaaattgtaattttgtttgCTAGGCAGCACAATACGTCGGTGAAATGTGTCGTTACTTGCTGAATGCACCCCCTAAACCAGAAGATAATGCGCATCGTTTGAGACTCATGTTTGGAAATGGCATGAGGCCGCAGATTTGGAGCGAATTTGTCAAACGTTTCAATATTAAACGAATTTCCGAATTCTACGGGTCTAGCGAGGGCAATGCTAATATTggtaatattcaatattttaacgttatataaagacatttggaaaatattcttatattttatattgcaaCGAAGTATCTGTCTTTATTCAATTTCGAATTTTGATCGCGTTTTATATCGTAATCAGTTTTACTTACTTATAgcattcgaataaaattgtaataataaatcatagactgatatttcttattctaattattgtatttaatttttactgtagagatcttaaataatttgttatcgTTGTATTACAGCTAATTTAGACGGTCGAACTGGCGCCGTTGGTTTTGTGCCACTAATCGTGCCACGAGTGTTTCATCCTCTAGCAATTATCCGCGTGAATAATCAGACATACGAGCCTGTTAGAGGGACGAATGGCTTATGTATAAGAGCAGAAACAAGTAAGAATTTAACTTTGATATTAAACAATTCATAACGGATGCGAAACTTTGCTGAAATATTAGTTTTGCcgtgttaaatttatttttgtaatacacTTAATACGAAATTCTACTTATTTTCTTTGCAaaactatctttttttttgaCGTAGATGAGCCAGGCATGTTCATAGGATTAATAAAAGAAGGAGACGCGTTAAGAGAGTTCAATGGATATCTGGATAAAGAAGagtcgaaaagaaaaataatacaagatGTATTTGTGAAAGGTGATAAGGCCTTTCTAACAGGTTAGTTCTACTTAATAACTAATAAGGTACTTATATGCAGTCGTAAAACGACCTTCGTCCAATCAATtgttcatttaaataaaagtctTTATCACCAACGATTTTCTCTTaagataattttctattttctggaATTCTTTTTTCAGGTGATATTTTGGTAGAGGATGAATACGGTTACATCTATTTCAAGGATAGAGTAGGCGACACGTTTAGGTGGAAAGGAGAAAACGTTGCTACTGCGGAAGTGGAGGGAGTTATCAGTAATATCGCAGGAAAAAGAGACGCTACCGTTTACGGAGTTCAGGTttgttaacaaaaataattatatccgcttttaatataacattaatacatagataattttaataaaagacaTAGTTAACTACTACGTAAAACTTGTCACACTTTTTTGAATATAAAGTTTGACTTGTATTTTAAATCTAAAaacttcaattaattttaatatcaccGAAGGTGCCTGGAATGGAAGGAAGGGCAGGAATGGCAGCGATAGTTGACCCAGACAGCCTTCTGGATTTCAAAGCTCTAGCAGAAGGTTTAGAGAAAGCACTGCCAGCATATGCTAGACCAATCTTCTTGCGAATTGTGAAAGAACTGGAAATAACAGGGACATTTAAGTTGAAGAAGATGAACCTTCAAGAGGAAGGTTTCGATCCGAGCAAAATTCAAGACAAGATGTACTTTTTATCCGGTAACAAAGAATACGTCGAAATCACACCAGAACTTTatcaagaaattatttccGGATCGAGAAAGTTCTAGTTGTAACGTTAACGCTTGGCGAGCGACACTCGATTGTCGAATATACTTGTAAAACGAGTACatatataacttttttttactaCATGAATATGACTTTCTGCACGCGTCTTGTAGATACAATGCATAggatattatgtaataacatcaGGCATGTTAAACCATAGAATTATAGGCGGATGTTTTTTGAACTTATGAAAAGAAGGGGAGAGAGTTATTTTTACGAGGGCtcaaaaataggaaa
This Bombus pascuorum chromosome 1, iyBomPasc1.1, whole genome shotgun sequence DNA region includes the following protein-coding sequences:
- the LOC132911246 gene encoding long-chain fatty acid transport protein 1-like; amino-acid sequence: MDVTLLLLALGVIAAMFGVVATRFGFPGFNKIAQIALALALLPVICRFHRKLYIICKVLPRDLKFLYRAVTAEIEIKGQRRNNMTVVKVFKKRVDRYPNKPCFFFEDQVWTYSDINKYSNQIAYVFQKAGYVKGDAVALMMPNRPEYAAIWLGLGKLGVVTALINTNLRLQSLIHCLRIAKVKSIIYVEEYSSAVDDIMDSIQGIVRYKVCFKSETCESGVYDLNKLLSEASTNEPVVKDEPNYRDKLLYFYTSGTTGLPKVAIVLNSRYLLVVMPFNLVGLRSGDILYNPNPLYHTAGGMLGVGFAILKGIPTVLRTKFSVSAYWTDCIKYNCTAAQYVGEMCRYLLNAPPKPEDNAHRLRLMFGNGMRPQIWSEFVKRFNIKRISEFYGSSEGNANIANLDGRTGAVGFVPLIVPRVFHPLAIIRVNNQTYEPVRGTNGLCIRAETNEPGMFIGLIKEGDALREFNGYLDKEESKRKIIQDVFVKGDKAFLTGDILVEDEYGYIYFKDRVGDTFRWKGENVATAEVEGVISNIAGKRDATVYGVQVPGMEGRAGMAAIVDPDSLLDFKALAEGLEKALPAYARPIFLRIVKELEITGTFKLKKMNLQEEGFDPSKIQDKMYFLSGNKEYVEITPELYQEIISGSRKF